In one Lolium rigidum isolate FL_2022 chromosome 3, APGP_CSIRO_Lrig_0.1, whole genome shotgun sequence genomic region, the following are encoded:
- the LOC124694774 gene encoding IQ domain-containing protein IQM4-like: MGLSISYPPDDYLPEDDEDSDRLFVRSFSLDILSSLDSPELSPEYLDAVSSREHTLKGSLNARRKECHPLHVETTISVVSPKPERDCSNHKHGYGIPKYGNTDYLPPNSPVVAMVSPQHQDAALRVQKVYKSFRTRRQLADCAVLVEQRWWKLLDFALLKRSSVSFFEVEKPETALSRWSRARIRAAKVGKGLSKDEKAQKLALQHWLEAIDPRHRYGHNLHYYYQSWLRCDSQQPFFYWLDIGEGKEVNLENHCPRWKLLQQCIRYLGPKEREFYEVIIENKKMMYKLSRKIVDTSDGPKDAKWIFVLSTTKDLYIGSKNKGTFQHSSFLAGGATSAAGRLVVADGILKAVWPHSGHYRPTEANFREFMKYLRKRDVDLTNVKLSPSEGEEDEWPRQRGSLTQPDVTPETSKPEKQQDTQPPRAEKKKKVKIAPTTPPTTSGGETGVGSPGMRRSSSGTRLQRKRPPRLTVSKDRLGKGAAEQDAGAFGDCLDFCKENLFRSLGAEGEEVVAVAEEKIMHRINSKMAQRSYQLGQQLSLRWTTGAGPRIGCVRDYPPELQFRSLEQVSLSPRGGAGPPRLGQKSPCAPPLASSPLGAAGTPAAPPLLQHGTE; the protein is encoded by the exons ATGGGTCTGTCGATCTCATACCCACCAGATGACTACCTTCCAGAGGATGACGAGGACTCGGATAGGCTATTTGTCCGGTCCTTCAGCTTGGACATTCTCAGCAGTCTCGACAGCCCTGAATTGTCACCAGAATATCTCGATGCCGTGAGCTCTAGGGAACATACGTTAAAAGGGTCCTTAAATGCCAGGAGAAAAGAGTGTCACCCATTACATGTCGAAACCACAATATCCGTGGTGAGTCCTAAACCAGAGAGAGACTGTTCTAACCATAAGCACGGTTATGGCATTCCAAAATATGGGAACACAGATTATCTGCCACCAAATTCTCCGGTGGTCGCTATGGTTAGCCCACAGCACCAGGATGCAGCACTAAGGGTGCAGAAGGTATACAAGAGCTTCAGGACAAGACGGCAGCTTGCTGATTGCGCTGTTCTTGTCGAACAACGGTG GTGGAAACTGCTAGATTTCGCATTGCTCAAGCGCAGTTCAGTGTCATTCTTCGAGGTAGAGAAGCCTGAGACTGCCCTATCAAGATGGTCTCGTGCTAGAATAAGAGCTGCCAAG GTAGGGAAAGGTTTGTCGAAGGATGAAAAGGCTCAGAAACTCGCACTTCAGCACTGGCTAGAAGCA ATTGACCCTCGACACCGGTATGGCCACAACCTCCACTACTATTACCAAAGCTGGCTTCGCTGTGACAGCCAACAACCTTTCTTCTACTG GTTGGATATAGGTGAAGGAAAGGAGGTTAATCTTGAGAACCACTGCCCAAGATGGAAGCTGCTGCAGCAATGCATCAGGTATCTTGGCCCA AAAGAGAGGGAGTTCTACGAGGTAATAATCGAGAATAAGAAGATGATGTACAAGCTGAGCCGCAAGATTGTCGACACCTCCGATGGCCCAAAAGATGCAAAATGGATCTTTGTGTTGAGCACGACGAAAGATTTGTACATAGGCTCG AAGAACAAAGGCACATTTCAGCACTCCAGCTTCCTTGCCGGTGGAGCCACATCTGCCGCCGGGAGACTAGTCGTGGCCGACGGAATCCTAAAG GCTGTCTGGCCTCATAGCGGGCACTACAGGCCCACCGAGGCGAACTTTCGGGAGTTCATGAAGTATCTCAGGAAGAGGGACGTCGATCTCACCAATGTGAAG TTGAGCCCGTCAGAAGGCGAGGAGGACGAGTGGCCCAGGCAGAGGGGTAGCCTCACCCAGCCAGACGTAACACCGGAGACCAGCAAGCCAGAGAAGCAGCAGGACACCCAGCCCCCTCGCgccgaaaagaagaagaaagtcaAAATCGCTCCGACCACGCCACCTACCACCAGCGGCGGCGAGACGGGCGTTGGCTCGCCGGGGATGAGGAGATCCTCGTCGGGCACCCGGCTGCAGCGGAAGCGGCCGCCAAGGCTGACGGTGAGCAAGGACCGGCTGGGAAAGGGCGCGGCGGAGCAGGACGCCGGCGCGTTCGGGGACTGCCTGGACTTCTGCAAGGAGAACCTGTTCAGGAGCCTCGGCGCCGAGGGCGAGGAGGTTGTGGCTGTGGCGGAGGAGAAGATCATGCACCGGATCAACTCCAAGATGGCGCAGAGATCGTACCAGCTCGGGCAGCAGCTGTCGCTCCGGTGGACCACGGGCGCGGGGCCCCGGATCGGGTGCGTCCGCGACTACCCGCCGGAGCTGCAGTTTCGGTCGCTGGAGCAGGTCAGCCTGtccccgcgcggcggcgccggaccgCCCAGGTTGGGGCAGAAGAGCCCGTGCGCGCCGCCCCTCGCGTCGTCGCCCCTCGGCGCGGCCGGGACCCCCGCGGCGCCGCCGCTTCTGCAGCACGGCACGGAGTAG